The following proteins are encoded in a genomic region of Iodidimonas sp. SYSU 1G8:
- the gatC gene encoding Asp-tRNA(Asn)/Glu-tRNA(Gln) amidotransferase subunit GatC, with product MSVDTKTVARIAHLARLKLPEEKLEPLAGELNQLLAWVEQLSEVNTDNVAPLTSVVHVKLPQRPDAVTDGDRRDDVLSNAPDAQNGFFAVPKVIE from the coding sequence ATGTCGGTTGATACGAAAACGGTCGCACGCATCGCCCATCTGGCGCGCCTGAAACTGCCGGAAGAAAAACTGGAGCCGCTCGCGGGCGAGCTCAACCAGTTGCTGGCGTGGGTCGAGCAATTGTCCGAGGTGAATACGGATAATGTGGCGCCGCTGACCAGCGTCGTGCACGTCAAGCTGCCGCAGCGCCCCGACGCCGTCACCGATGGCGACCGCCGCGACGATGTCCTGTCCAATGCCCCGGATGCGCAGAACGGCTTTTTCGCCGTCCCCAAGGTGATCGAATAA
- the dprA gene encoding DNA-processing protein DprA, giving the protein MPGAALSDKEQRDRLRLIRSSNVGPIVFRQLLGRYGTAAKALEALPDLIRRGGHGQGMTLCSADEAEDEIAALGKLGAVLLHFDQPDYPPLLADLSTAPPILTVRGNTALLGAPAIGVVGARNASAAGIRFTRQLAEDLGAQGYVVVSGLARGIDTAAHGAALATGTVAAMAGGIDVVYPPENQALYESMAAQGALVCEMPMGTKPQARHFPRRNRLISGLSLGVVVIEAALKSGSLITANYALEQGREVFAVPGSPLDPRCRGTNNLIRQGAVLTEGIGDILENLAPRAISIPRQQELSLGPAPVAAEADDTARAAVLEKLGPTPTEVDEVIRQSGLTPELVLTILLELELAGRLDRHAGNKVSLA; this is encoded by the coding sequence ATGCCCGGCGCCGCGCTTTCGGACAAGGAACAGCGCGACCGACTGAGGCTGATTCGCAGCTCCAATGTGGGACCGATCGTCTTCCGGCAGTTGCTGGGGCGCTATGGCACGGCGGCCAAGGCGCTCGAGGCCCTGCCCGATCTCATCCGGCGCGGTGGCCATGGACAGGGCATGACGCTCTGCTCGGCGGATGAAGCGGAAGACGAGATCGCCGCCCTCGGCAAGCTTGGCGCGGTCCTGCTGCATTTCGACCAGCCCGACTATCCGCCGCTGCTCGCGGACCTGTCGACAGCACCGCCGATCCTGACCGTGCGGGGCAACACGGCGCTGCTCGGCGCGCCGGCCATCGGCGTGGTGGGCGCGCGCAATGCATCGGCGGCCGGTATCCGTTTTACCCGTCAGCTGGCCGAGGATCTGGGCGCGCAGGGCTATGTGGTGGTCTCAGGCCTGGCCCGGGGCATCGATACGGCGGCGCACGGCGCCGCGCTGGCGACGGGTACGGTCGCCGCGATGGCCGGCGGTATCGACGTCGTCTATCCGCCCGAGAACCAGGCCCTGTATGAAAGCATGGCGGCCCAGGGCGCGCTGGTGTGCGAAATGCCGATGGGGACGAAGCCGCAGGCACGGCACTTCCCCCGCCGCAACCGGCTGATCTCGGGGCTGTCGCTGGGCGTGGTCGTGATCGAGGCGGCCTTGAAGTCCGGTTCGCTGATTACCGCCAACTACGCGCTCGAGCAAGGTCGTGAAGTCTTCGCCGTGCCGGGATCGCCGCTGGACCCGCGCTGCCGGGGAACGAACAACCTGATCCGTCAGGGCGCCGTGCTGACGGAAGGCATCGGAGACATTCTGGAAAATCTGGCGCCGAGGGCCATTTCGATACCGCGCCAGCAGGAGCTTTCCCTTGGTCCCGCGCCAGTCGCGGCCGAGGCGGACGACACCGCGCGGGCCGCGGTGCTGGAGAAACTAGGGCCCACGCCCACCGAGGTCGACGAGGTCATCCGGCAAAGCGGTTTGACACCCGAGTTGGTTTTGACCATTTTGCTGGAACTCGAATTAGCCGGTCGCCTCGACCGGCATGCAGGGAACAAAGTCTCGCTGGCCTGA
- the topA gene encoding type I DNA topoisomerase, which yields MNLVVVESPAKAKTINKYLGSNFKVLASFGHVRDLPSKDGSVRPAEDFAMSWEVDSDSKKRMKDISDAAKGADILYLATDPDREGEAISWHVMEILKNTKGLADMKVKRVVFNEITKSAVLDAIANPRDVDQELVDAYLARRALDYLVGFTLSPVLWRKLPGARSAGRVQSVALRLICQRELEIESFKPREYWTIDVAMKTPSGDPFMASLTELNGQKLDKFDLSTEAAAKEAVAAIQARGFSVSTIESKPAKRNPAAPFTTSTLQQEAARKLGFSASRTMRIAQKLYEGMDIGGETVGLITYMRTDGVQLAGEAISGARSLIAKDYGDRYVPPQPRIYKAKAKNAQEAHEAIRPTDLHRRPAEVSRALTEEQLKLYELIWKRTVASQMESAQFERTVADIAAEDGKVMLRARGSVLTFPGFLALYQEGLDDTDESDDDRRLPALAAGDAVSREKIIPEQHFTEPPPRYTEASLVRKMEELGIGRPSTYASILDVLRDRSYVRMDRNRFVPEDKGRLVTAFLESFFSRYVEYDFTAQMEEQLDEISAGKIDWKTVLREFWAHFSNAIEGTADLRVAQVLDALNDLLGPHIFPLVEEGKDPRACPSCADGRLSLKLGKFGAFIGCSNYPECKFTRQLGTSGDGASEGLNGTKVLGEDNGDEISLRGGRFGQYLQRGEAKEGVKPPRVSIPKDIPLESIDLEKAVALLSLPREVGIHPETGKAIAAGIGRYGPYINHDGKYANLPSSDEVFTIGINRAVSVLAESRPGRQASASVLKELGEHPADGKPVNVMKGRFGPYVTHNKVNATLPRGSEPETFTLEEALPLLEAKAGQPKKGKAKAAAPKKAAAKTAKKAPAKKAAAKSSTAKKAAPKKAPKTAAGAE from the coding sequence ATGAATCTCGTTGTCGTCGAATCCCCGGCGAAGGCCAAGACCATCAACAAATATCTGGGCAGCAACTTCAAGGTGCTGGCCAGTTTCGGTCACGTGCGCGACCTGCCATCCAAGGACGGCTCGGTCAGGCCGGCCGAGGACTTCGCCATGAGCTGGGAAGTCGACAGCGATTCCAAGAAGCGGATGAAGGACATTTCCGACGCCGCCAAAGGCGCCGACATCCTTTATCTGGCGACCGATCCGGATCGCGAAGGCGAGGCCATTTCCTGGCACGTCATGGAGATTCTGAAGAACACCAAGGGCCTCGCCGACATGAAGGTGAAGCGGGTGGTGTTCAACGAAATCACCAAGTCGGCCGTTCTGGACGCCATCGCCAACCCGCGCGACGTGGACCAGGAACTGGTCGATGCCTATCTGGCGCGGCGCGCGCTGGACTATCTGGTGGGCTTTACCCTGTCGCCGGTCCTGTGGCGCAAGCTGCCCGGCGCGCGGTCGGCCGGCCGGGTGCAGTCGGTGGCGCTGCGGCTGATCTGCCAGCGCGAGCTGGAGATCGAAAGCTTCAAGCCGCGCGAATACTGGACCATCGACGTCGCCATGAAAACGCCGTCGGGCGATCCCTTCATGGCGTCGCTGACCGAGCTGAACGGGCAGAAGCTGGACAAGTTCGACCTGTCGACGGAAGCGGCGGCGAAAGAGGCTGTCGCGGCCATCCAGGCGCGCGGCTTCAGCGTCTCGACCATCGAGAGCAAGCCGGCCAAGCGCAATCCCGCCGCACCGTTCACGACCTCGACCCTGCAGCAGGAAGCCGCGCGCAAGCTGGGCTTCTCGGCCTCGCGCACCATGCGCATCGCGCAGAAGCTGTATGAGGGCATGGATATCGGCGGCGAGACCGTCGGCCTGATTACCTATATGCGTACCGACGGCGTCCAGCTCGCGGGCGAGGCCATTTCCGGCGCGCGGTCGCTGATCGCCAAGGATTACGGCGACCGCTACGTGCCGCCGCAGCCGCGCATCTACAAGGCCAAGGCCAAGAACGCGCAGGAAGCCCACGAGGCCATCCGCCCGACCGACCTGCACCGCCGTCCGGCGGAAGTGTCCCGCGCGCTGACCGAGGAACAGCTGAAGCTGTACGAGCTGATCTGGAAGCGCACCGTCGCCAGCCAGATGGAGAGCGCGCAGTTCGAGCGGACCGTGGCGGACATCGCCGCCGAGGACGGCAAGGTCATGCTGCGAGCCCGCGGATCGGTGCTGACCTTCCCCGGCTTCCTCGCCCTCTATCAGGAAGGCCTGGACGACACGGACGAGTCCGATGACGACCGCCGCCTGCCCGCTCTTGCCGCCGGCGACGCGGTCAGCCGCGAGAAGATCATTCCCGAACAGCATTTCACCGAGCCGCCGCCGCGCTACACGGAAGCGAGCCTGGTCCGCAAGATGGAAGAGCTGGGCATCGGCAGACCGTCGACCTATGCCTCGATCCTGGACGTGCTGCGCGACCGCAGCTATGTGCGCATGGATCGCAACCGCTTCGTGCCCGAGGACAAGGGGCGTCTGGTCACGGCGTTCCTCGAGAGCTTCTTCAGCCGCTATGTGGAATATGATTTCACGGCGCAGATGGAAGAACAGCTCGACGAGATTTCCGCCGGCAAGATCGACTGGAAGACCGTGCTGCGCGAGTTCTGGGCGCATTTCAGCAACGCCATCGAGGGGACGGCGGACCTGCGCGTCGCCCAGGTACTGGATGCGCTGAACGATCTGCTGGGGCCGCATATCTTCCCGCTGGTCGAGGAAGGCAAGGACCCGCGCGCCTGTCCGTCCTGCGCCGATGGCCGCCTGAGCCTGAAGCTGGGCAAGTTCGGCGCCTTCATCGGCTGCTCCAACTATCCGGAATGCAAATTCACCCGCCAGCTTGGCACCAGCGGCGACGGCGCCAGCGAAGGCCTGAACGGCACCAAGGTGCTGGGCGAGGACAATGGCGACGAGATTTCGCTGCGCGGGGGCCGTTTCGGCCAATACCTGCAGCGGGGCGAGGCGAAAGAGGGCGTGAAGCCGCCGCGCGTGTCCATCCCGAAGGACATTCCGCTGGAAAGCATCGACCTGGAAAAGGCCGTCGCCCTGCTGTCGCTGCCGCGCGAGGTGGGTATCCATCCGGAAACGGGCAAGGCCATCGCCGCCGGCATCGGCCGCTACGGGCCGTACATCAACCATGACGGCAAATACGCCAACCTGCCCTCAAGCGACGAAGTGTTCACCATCGGAATCAACCGCGCGGTTTCCGTGCTCGCCGAATCCCGGCCCGGCCGGCAGGCCAGCGCCAGCGTCCTGAAGGAACTGGGCGAGCATCCGGCGGACGGAAAGCCGGTGAACGTGATGAAGGGCCGGTTCGGCCCCTATGTCACCCACAACAAGGTGAACGCCACCCTGCCGCGCGGATCGGAGCCGGAAACGTTCACCCTGGAGGAGGCATTGCCTCTGCTGGAAGCCAAGGCCGGCCAACCCAAGAAGGGCAAGGCGAAGGCCGCGGCGCCCAAGAAGGCCGCCGCCAAGACCGCCAAGAAAGCCCCGGCCAAGAAGGCTGCCGCCAAGAGCAGCACAGCGAAGAAGGCGGCGCCGAAAAAAGCCCCCAAGACAGCCGCGGGGGCCGAGTAA
- the gatA gene encoding Asp-tRNA(Asn)/Glu-tRNA(Gln) amidotransferase subunit GatA: MSNLTDLTIAAALSGLEKGEFTARELTQAYVTEVEKGRALNAYTTETPEKALEMADAADAARRAGTAGPLSGIPLAIKDLFCTKDVLTTASSHILDGFKPPYESSVTANLWRDGAVMLGKVSLDEFAMGSSNETSFYGPVENPWRTTDGKSRVPGGSSGGSAAAVAAHLAAAATGTDTGGSIRQPASFCGLAGIKPTYGRCSRWGIIAFASSLDQAGPIARTVEDAAIMLRSMAGYDPKDSTSIDTPVPDYARALTGDIRGLRIGIPREYRMDGTPPEILDLWDRGIQWMKDAGAQIVDISLPHTKYALATYYIVAPAEASSNLARYDGVRYGLREQGGSLNQMYENTRGAGFGHEVQRRILIGTYVLSAGYYDAYYLKAQKVRTLIAQDFEQAFGKVDAILTPTAPCSAFSPGEKSADPISMYLNDVFTVPASLAGIPGMSVPAGVCGQGLPLGLQILGRPFEEETVLKVGHVIEQAAAFAGRPTAWWKEAA; the protein is encoded by the coding sequence ATGAGCAATCTGACCGACCTGACCATCGCCGCCGCCCTGTCCGGGCTGGAAAAAGGCGAGTTCACCGCGCGCGAGCTGACCCAGGCCTATGTGACCGAGGTCGAGAAGGGCCGCGCCCTCAACGCCTACACCACCGAGACGCCCGAGAAGGCGCTGGAGATGGCCGACGCCGCCGACGCGGCGCGCCGCGCTGGCACGGCCGGGCCGCTCAGCGGCATTCCGCTCGCCATCAAGGACCTGTTCTGCACCAAGGACGTGCTGACCACGGCCTCGAGCCACATCCTTGACGGCTTCAAGCCGCCTTATGAATCGTCGGTCACGGCCAATCTCTGGCGCGATGGCGCGGTGATGCTGGGCAAGGTCAGCCTGGACGAATTCGCCATGGGCTCGTCCAACGAAACCAGTTTCTACGGCCCGGTGGAAAATCCGTGGCGCACCACCGACGGCAAGTCCCGCGTCCCGGGCGGCTCGTCGGGCGGCTCGGCCGCCGCCGTCGCCGCCCATCTGGCGGCCGCCGCCACCGGTACCGACACCGGCGGCTCGATCCGCCAGCCGGCCAGCTTCTGCGGCCTTGCCGGCATCAAGCCGACCTATGGCCGATGCTCGCGCTGGGGCATCATCGCCTTCGCGTCGTCCCTCGACCAGGCCGGCCCCATCGCCCGCACCGTCGAGGACGCGGCGATCATGCTGCGCTCCATGGCGGGCTACGATCCCAAGGATTCCACCTCCATCGACACACCCGTGCCCGACTATGCCCGGGCGCTGACCGGCGACATTCGCGGCCTGCGCATCGGCATTCCCCGGGAATACCGCATGGACGGCACGCCGCCGGAGATTCTCGACCTGTGGGATCGCGGCATCCAGTGGATGAAGGACGCGGGCGCCCAGATCGTCGACATCTCGCTGCCCCACACCAAATACGCGTTGGCGACCTACTATATCGTCGCCCCCGCCGAAGCCAGCTCCAACCTGGCGCGCTATGACGGCGTGCGCTACGGCCTGCGCGAGCAGGGCGGCAGCCTCAACCAGATGTACGAGAACACGCGCGGCGCCGGCTTCGGTCACGAGGTGCAGCGCCGCATTCTGATCGGCACCTACGTGCTGTCGGCTGGTTACTATGACGCCTACTACCTGAAGGCGCAGAAGGTCCGCACCCTGATCGCCCAGGATTTCGAGCAGGCCTTCGGCAAGGTCGATGCGATCCTGACCCCGACCGCGCCATGCTCGGCCTTCTCGCCGGGCGAGAAGTCGGCTGATCCCATCTCCATGTATCTCAACGACGTCTTCACCGTGCCGGCCTCGCTGGCCGGCATCCCCGGCATGTCGGTGCCCGCGGGCGTCTGCGGCCAGGGCCTGCCGCTCGGCCTGCAGATCCTCGGCCGTCCGTTCGAGGAGGAAACCGTGCTCAAGGTCGGTCACGTCATCGAGCAGGCCGCCGCCTTCGCCGGCCGGCCCACTGCCTGGTGGAAGGAGGCCGCGTGA
- the pyrC gene encoding dihydroorotase, which produces MAADRRVVYMNARLLDPASGRDERGALLTVGGKIWDVGADLFADGITDGSEVVDCRGLCLAPGFIDMQVFLGESVETTARAAAAGGVTTIAAMPNMNPLLDRVSLVDYIQRLARDASVRIHPIAAATKDLGGEEMTEIGLLREAGALAFSDGRKAIADSQVMRRILTYAGAHDSLVIQHAEDPALAREGVMNEGEIATRLGLPGIPAEAEVIMIERDLRLVGLTGGRYHVALVTTAAAVAAIRRAKAEGLPVTCGTAPHYFALNELAIAEYRTFARTSPPLRAEADRRAVVEGLADGTIDVIVSSHDPHDVESKRLPFDLAASGVIGLETILPMAMELLHGGHVPLMRLLAALTSRPAEILGITGGRLCKGEIADLVLFDPNAPLVIDPAAFHSKAKNSPFEGRPAQGKVVRTIVGGRTVYQAG; this is translated from the coding sequence ATGGCCGCCGACCGCCGCGTCGTCTACATGAACGCCCGGTTGCTCGATCCCGCGAGCGGCCGGGATGAGCGCGGCGCGCTGCTGACCGTGGGCGGCAAGATCTGGGACGTGGGCGCCGACCTGTTCGCCGACGGCATCACGGACGGCAGCGAAGTGGTCGATTGCCGGGGCCTGTGCCTGGCACCGGGCTTCATCGACATGCAGGTCTTCCTGGGCGAGTCGGTGGAGACCACCGCGAGGGCGGCCGCCGCCGGCGGCGTCACGACCATCGCCGCCATGCCCAACATGAACCCGCTTCTCGACCGGGTTTCCCTCGTGGACTACATCCAGCGGCTGGCGCGCGACGCCAGCGTGCGCATCCATCCCATCGCCGCCGCGACCAAGGATCTGGGCGGCGAGGAGATGACCGAGATCGGCCTGCTGCGCGAGGCAGGCGCCCTCGCCTTCAGCGACGGCCGCAAGGCGATCGCCGATTCCCAGGTGATGCGCCGTATCCTGACCTATGCCGGCGCGCACGATTCGCTCGTCATCCAGCACGCCGAGGATCCGGCGCTGGCTCGCGAAGGGGTGATGAACGAGGGCGAGATCGCCACGCGGCTGGGCCTGCCGGGGATTCCCGCCGAAGCCGAAGTGATCATGATCGAACGGGATCTGCGGCTCGTCGGACTGACCGGCGGGCGCTATCACGTCGCGCTGGTGACGACCGCCGCCGCCGTGGCCGCGATCCGGCGGGCGAAGGCCGAGGGGCTGCCCGTGACCTGCGGCACCGCGCCGCACTATTTCGCCCTGAACGAGCTCGCCATCGCCGAGTACCGCACCTTCGCCCGCACGTCGCCGCCGCTGCGCGCGGAAGCGGACCGTCGGGCGGTGGTCGAGGGACTGGCGGACGGCACCATCGACGTGATCGTCAGCTCGCACGATCCGCATGATGTGGAAAGCAAGCGGCTGCCGTTCGATCTGGCGGCGTCCGGCGTGATCGGGCTGGAGACGATCCTGCCCATGGCGATGGAACTGCTGCATGGCGGGCACGTGCCGCTCATGCGGCTGCTGGCGGCGCTGACGTCCAGGCCCGCGGAAATCCTCGGTATCACCGGCGGCCGGCTGTGCAAGGGCGAGATCGCGGATCTGGTCTTGTTCGATCCCAACGCGCCGCTGGTCATCGACCCCGCCGCGTTCCACAGCAAGGCAAAGAACAGCCCGTTCGAAGGCAGGCCCGCCCAGGGCAAGGTCGTGCGCACCATCGTCGGCGGGCGCACCGTGTATCAGGCAGGTTGA
- the plsY gene encoding glycerol-3-phosphate 1-O-acyltransferase PlsY: MDGIPGVILAAFVGYLLGSIPFGLLLTKAAGLGDIRGIGSGNIGATNVLRTGNKWLALATLLLDAGKGAAAVFIARSITPDAVLIAAAAAFFGHLHPMWLNFRGGKGVAVFLGIALAINLWLGLLCCGVWLLTGVMFRYSSVAALAAAAIAPVYAMALVGLLEGVLFILLALMIFLRHTSNIRRLLRGEEPKIGQK, from the coding sequence ATGGACGGCATTCCAGGGGTCATCCTCGCGGCCTTCGTCGGGTATCTGCTCGGCTCGATCCCGTTCGGTCTGCTGCTGACCAAGGCAGCCGGGCTCGGCGACATAAGGGGCATCGGCTCGGGCAATATCGGCGCCACCAACGTTCTGCGGACGGGCAACAAGTGGCTCGCGCTCGCCACCCTGCTGCTGGATGCGGGCAAGGGCGCGGCGGCGGTTTTCATTGCCCGCTCGATCACGCCGGATGCCGTGCTGATCGCCGCGGCCGCCGCTTTTTTTGGCCATCTGCATCCCATGTGGCTCAATTTCAGGGGTGGCAAGGGCGTCGCCGTCTTCCTCGGCATCGCGCTCGCCATCAATCTGTGGCTCGGCCTGCTGTGCTGTGGCGTCTGGCTGCTGACCGGCGTGATGTTCCGCTATTCCTCGGTGGCGGCGCTGGCGGCGGCGGCCATCGCCCCCGTCTATGCCATGGCCCTCGTCGGCCTGCTGGAGGGGGTGCTGTTCATCCTGCTCGCGCTGATGATCTTCCTCCGCCACACCTCGAACATCCGCCGCCTGCTGCGCGGCGAGGAACCCAAGATCGGGCAGAAATAG
- the ruvX gene encoding Holliday junction resolvase RuvX — protein MPELSLPELKAALPRAGRLLGLDLGTKTIGLAVSDGALMVASPIETIRRTKFTADAARLLAIADERKIAGFVIGLPVNMDGTEGPRCQSTRQFVRNLLGVRDVAVAYWDERLSTAAVQRAMIDADLTRAKRAKVVDQMAAGYILQGALDFLRRN, from the coding sequence TTGCCTGAACTGAGCCTGCCCGAGCTGAAAGCCGCGCTGCCCCGCGCCGGGCGGCTGCTGGGTCTCGACCTGGGGACCAAGACCATCGGCCTCGCCGTCAGCGATGGCGCGCTGATGGTGGCGAGCCCGATCGAGACGATCAGGCGCACCAAGTTCACCGCCGACGCGGCGCGGCTGCTGGCTATCGCCGACGAGCGCAAGATCGCCGGTTTCGTCATCGGCCTTCCTGTCAACATGGACGGTACGGAAGGGCCACGGTGCCAGTCGACCCGCCAGTTCGTGCGCAATCTGCTGGGGGTCCGCGACGTGGCTGTCGCCTATTGGGACGAGCGGCTTTCCACCGCCGCCGTGCAGCGCGCCATGATCGACGCCGACCTGACCCGCGCCAAGCGCGCCAAGGTCGTTGACCAGATGGCCGCCGGGTATATTCTGCAGGGCGCGCTCGATTTCTTGCGCCGTAACTGA
- a CDS encoding GrpB family protein, which translates to MREPAPHDVHIAPYDPEWPALAAFEAARLTAALTSNLLRTEHMGSTSVPGLAAKPIVDLLPVVASLEDLDWQRPRIEALGYDWFGAFGIEGRRFCILMKEGRPAVHLHFFQQDSPQIARHLIFRDYLRAHPDRARAYDAEKRRAAALHPQDSMAYNREKWDWVAREEARALAWAGRESTSIA; encoded by the coding sequence ATGCGCGAACCGGCACCCCATGACGTCCATATTGCCCCCTACGACCCCGAATGGCCCGCGTTGGCGGCGTTCGAGGCGGCGCGGCTGACCGCGGCACTGACATCCAACCTGCTCCGAACCGAGCATATGGGATCCACCTCGGTGCCCGGCCTCGCGGCCAAGCCGATCGTCGATCTGCTTCCGGTGGTCGCCAGCCTTGAGGATCTGGACTGGCAACGGCCCAGGATCGAGGCGCTGGGCTATGACTGGTTCGGCGCGTTCGGCATCGAAGGGCGCCGCTTCTGCATCCTGATGAAAGAGGGCAGGCCCGCGGTCCATCTGCATTTCTTCCAGCAGGATTCGCCGCAGATCGCACGCCATCTGATCTTCCGGGACTATCTGCGCGCGCATCCCGACAGGGCGCGCGCCTATGATGCCGAGAAACGCCGCGCCGCCGCGCTTCATCCGCAAGATTCCATGGCGTACAATCGCGAGAAATGGGATTGGGTGGCGCGTGAGGAAGCCCGCGCGCTGGCATGGGCCGGAAGAGAAAGCACGTCCATTGCCTGA
- a CDS encoding aspartate carbamoyltransferase catalytic subunit, which produces MTKTDGIRHLLGIEGMKAQEINALLDLGDSYLERYRGGRKIKKVLKNRTQINLFFEESTRTSTSFELAGKRLGADVINMVTSTSSIKKGETLIDTAMTLNAMRPSLLVVRHSSSGAALLLSQKVNCSVINAGDGRHEHPTQALLDALTIRRRKGRIEGLKVAICGDILHSRVARSNIHLLNTMGARVRVVAPPTLLPVAVDRLGVDVFHDMRSGLDGVDIVMMLRLQTERMKGAFVPSPREYFHFYGLDAEKLAAAKPDALIMHPGPMNRGVEIDTDVADDIDRSAIREQVETGVAVRMACLDALCRDLDAEEDE; this is translated from the coding sequence ATGACCAAAACCGACGGCATCAGACATCTTCTCGGCATCGAGGGGATGAAAGCGCAGGAGATCAACGCTCTCCTGGACCTGGGCGATTCCTATCTGGAGCGCTACAGGGGCGGCCGGAAGATCAAGAAGGTCCTGAAGAACCGTACCCAGATCAATCTGTTCTTCGAGGAATCGACCCGGACGTCGACCTCGTTCGAGCTGGCCGGCAAACGGCTGGGCGCCGACGTGATCAACATGGTCACCTCCACATCCTCGATCAAGAAGGGCGAGACGCTCATCGACACGGCGATGACGCTGAACGCCATGCGGCCGAGCCTTCTGGTGGTGCGGCATTCGTCATCCGGCGCGGCGCTGCTGTTGTCGCAGAAGGTCAACTGCTCGGTGATCAACGCGGGCGACGGCCGCCACGAGCACCCGACACAGGCACTGCTCGACGCGCTGACCATCCGCCGCCGCAAGGGCCGGATCGAGGGGCTGAAGGTCGCCATCTGCGGCGACATCCTGCACAGCCGGGTGGCGCGCTCGAACATCCATCTGCTGAACACCATGGGCGCGCGCGTCCGGGTGGTCGCGCCGCCGACCCTGCTGCCGGTGGCCGTCGACCGGCTGGGCGTCGATGTGTTTCACGACATGCGCAGCGGCCTGGACGGCGTCGACATCGTCATGATGCTGCGCCTGCAGACCGAGCGCATGAAGGGCGCCTTCGTCCCCTCGCCGCGCGAGTACTTCCATTTCTACGGGCTGGACGCGGAAAAGCTGGCCGCCGCCAAGCCCGACGCGCTGATCATGCATCCGGGGCCGATGAACCGGGGCGTGGAGATCGACACGGACGTCGCCGACGACATCGACCGGAGCGCAATCCGCGAACAGGTGGAGACGGGCGTGGCCGTGCGCATGGCCTGTCTGGACGCCCTGTGCCGCGACCTGGACGCGGAGGAGGACGAGTGA